A genomic segment from Lutzomyia longipalpis isolate SR_M1_2022 chromosome 3, ASM2433408v1 encodes:
- the LOC129794192 gene encoding opsin, ultraviolet-sensitive, which yields MDFRGEIDSDFLNTISIFWLRAHPPTAKEHFTMGLAYIFMMVLGVTGNSLVIYMFSRCRTLRTPANALVINLAVSDLGMMMKIPVVIYNSFHHGPALGSLACRFYGFIGGLTGTVSIATLTAIAIERYHVIVYPLNGQRSSSHLRQVVAFVWLYSFFFSGIPFLDIGLGRYVPEGYLTCCTFDYMSASVEATIFLMIYFICAWCLPFLTIAFCYMQIMRAVAFTNRLQCTKVRNKTELKLSAVVFGIIALWFLAWTPYAVVALMGISKYRSYITPFASMMPAFFCKSAACLNPYVYALTHTKFRKEIHKMLQSCGRKKDLQYVVSFSRIATKHVVKELTISEGSKGEKSP from the exons ATGGACTTCCGTGGTGAAATTGATAGTGACTTCCTCAATACCATCAGCATTTTCTGGCTCAGGGCACATCCACCGACTGCCAAAGAACATTTCACAATGGGATTGGCCTATATTTTTATGATGGTTCTCGGTGTTACTGGAAATTCCTTAGTGATTTACATGTTCTCTCG ATGTCGCACACTGAGAACTCCTGCAAATGCTTTGGTAATTAATCTGGCGGTCAGTGATTTagggatgatgatgaaaattccaGTGGTGATTTACAATAGTTTCCATCATGGGCCAGCACTTGGATCACTCG CTTGCCGCTTTTATGGATTCATCGGTGGTTTAACGGGTACGGTGTCCATTGCAACATTAACAGCAATTGCCATTGAACGCTACCACGTGATTGTCTATCCTCTGAATGGTCAGAGATCTTCTAGCCATTTACGTCAAGTCGTAGCTTTTGTGTGGCTCtattcattctttttctccGGAATACCCTTCCTCGATATCGGCCTAGGACGATACGTTCCCGAAGGATATTTAACCTGCTGCACCTTCGACTACATGTCCGCATCAGTAGAAGCTACAATATTCCTCATGATCTACTTCATCTGTGCATG GTGTCTTCCTTTCTTAACCATTGCATTCTGCTACATGCAAATCATGAGAGCTGTTGCCTTCACAAATCGCCTCCAGTGCACAAAGGTTCGCAATAAAACCGAACTGAAGCTATCAGCTGTGGTATTTGGGATTATTGCACTGTGGTTCCTTGCTTGGACCCCATATGCTGTGGTGGCACTCATGGGAATCTCAAAATATCGCTCCTACATCACGCCCTTTGCATCCATGATGCCggcatttttttgcaagagtGCTGCATGCCTCAATCCCTATGTGTACGCACTAACGCACACGAAATTTCGCAAAGAAATCCACAAGATGCTACAGAGTTGTGGTAGAAAGAAAGATCTTCAGTATGTTGTGTCATTTTCACGTATTGCAACCAAGCATGTTGTGAAGGAACTCACAATTTCCGAAGGAAGCAAAGGAGAAAAATCTccctaa